The Deltaproteobacteria bacterium nucleotide sequence CCGTCTGGCCCATCTGAAAACATCCGCCGGACACCCGGACAAACTCCATACCGGTCGTAGGATCCCTCCAGGTCTCTCCGGACGCGGCCTCTTTCCGGACGGGAATCAGTTCCGCCTTCACCGTCTCACGGCCGCCTAAACTCACGGTGACTGTTTTCTCCCAATCCCGGTATTGATCGAGTTTGACCGTCACCTTGTGGCTTCCGGCGGCCACGTTGCTCATGTCACCGGGGGTGGCGCCCACGTAGGCCCCGTCCAGATACCACCGGGCGCCGGAAGGATGGCTGGTCACCTGGAGGCTCCCCGTGGTGGGGATGGGGTCGAGGAATAACGTGACCTTGGTCTCTTTGCCCGCCTGCACCCAGACGGTCTCCTTGCCGTCCCTATGGCCCTCGAGGCTCGCCCGCACTTCGACCTTGCCGGGACTCAGCACCGGAAGTTTCACCGGCGAGGCGTCCACTCGGCCTTCGTTCACAAAAACCGCGGCCCCCGAGGGTCGGGTTTCCACTAGAAGCGAGCCGGTCAAAGGCTCGGAAGCTTGCGGAGGCTCGGGCCGTGTGATCACCACGCTGCCCCCCGCGACGAATACAAAATCGCCCTGGTCCAGCCTCGGGTCCCGGATCTTGCCGTACTGGGGATGCTGGGCCGGGTTATATTCGGGCACCTTGGTCTTGAGAAACAGACCGAGTTCTTCGCCTGTGATGTAGCCGTCGGCAATGGGTTCACGTTGACGACCCTCCAACAGATTCAAAAAGGCCTGTTTGAACACACTGTGGTCGGGGACCGGCTCGTTGGCGCGGCCCGCGGTGATGAACTGCCGGACGGGATACCTGACGTTCTCCGTGATGTTTTGTGGAACCACTTGCTCTCTAAGATTCAGAATGGACCCGGAGAAGCAGCTGTCGAAAAGGTACAACACGTGCTTGGACCGGATCATCCTGGCTTCGTTCACCATCGTCTGCATGTCCACGCACTTCAAAGGAAACTCCTCCGGCTTGAACAAGGGCAAAGGCGCGTCCACCATGACCAGGTACCCGAATTCATCCCCCGTGACCGTTTTCTCGGTGTGCCCGTGACCCGCATAGTAGAACAGGAGCCGGTTGTCTTCGTCCTTTCCGTACTTGCGGGAGAAACGGCTCAGCTCAAGCATGAATGCATCGCGGTTGAGGTCCTTCCGCAAGGTCACCTGAAAGCCGTTTCGCTCCAGCGCCCTGGCCACGTCCTCCACGTCGTTTAAAGCTCCGGGAAGCGGGTCCCACCCGTTCGTATAATTGCCGTTCCCGATGACCAGGGCATAGGAATCCTCGTACAGAGGGACAGACTTGCCGTCCTGGGTTCTTGCCGATACTCTGATGCCGCGCTCAACGGCGAAGGAAAGCGTGGGCAGGGCTACGAGGAATGCCAGCAAAAGACAGGGAATTCCTTTCCGCATGACGGCCTCCCAATGGTGGTTACCGATCGTGGGTTGTCGGACGGAGCCTCTTCATAAGGACCACGCTGGAAATGGACTCCTTGTATGTAATCGGATAGCTCGCTGAAGAAGATAAGCAAAGCGGAGGGAATCGATTCCGTGACCTCTGGGGTGAGCAAGCGGCGGCGGCCGGAAGGGGGCCATGTTGGGCGTCCACACCCAGGTCCGACGGCCCCCTCGGCTGATGCACCCGCGCCGGGAATCGTCGCTCCCTCCGAAACGCTTCTGATCATCAACTACGAGCCGACCGTGAAAAACGACAGGATCCTTACATCCAAAATTACCAGCTAAACGTCGGCCGGGCAACGCAAATCTCAAAAAAAAGGAAGAAACAGGAGGATCCGGGCCTTGCGGCGGAGCGGTTCCATGCCCATTTCTCCCGTCCTTTGGTTTTTCTCCCCGTACGATAGAGACCGGTCGGATAGCCTATGGACTCGCGTGGCCTTCCTCTTGATTTGAGTCTTTCGCTGGGATAGTATGAAAAGAAGCGGCGCGCCTTTTAGCGCCCTTGATTCCCGGGAAAGACGTCGTCGCGGCGGCGATGAAACGGGATCGCGGCAGACATCGCGCGTCAAGACGGTGAATAAATAAGGAATCTTCGCGGGCTTCCCGGCGGCTTTGTCTTTGGGAAGCGACCCGTTATTCCACCGGAGCGAGCCCACTCTCTCCACTACGCTTTCGGCGCCGGAAGCCTTTTGGGAGCGATATCGCAGATGAAGCTCAGGAATATCATTGCACATATTCGACGTTGGGCCCATTCGCCCGGTCGAACGACCGAGGATATGAAGAATGTGAAACCGGAGAACCGGGAGCAACGACGCTCGGAAACGTATCGCCTGCGCGTGGAAAGCTGCATCGAGACCATTCTTCGCGTGAACGAGACCATGGATCTATCCGTACTGGATGCGGAAGTGGTCGAGCGTTTTCAACACTTGAAGTCGATCATGCAGGAAGTGGACTCGAGCACCATCCGGGAACAGGATCTGCTGCGCATCGAGGATGCCACGAACCGGCTGTTGC carries:
- a CDS encoding SUMF1/EgtB/PvdO family nonheme iron enzyme; protein product: MRKGIPCLLLAFLVALPTLSFAVERGIRVSARTQDGKSVPLYEDSYALVIGNGNYTNGWDPLPGALNDVEDVARALERNGFQVTLRKDLNRDAFMLELSRFSRKYGKDEDNRLLFYYAGHGHTEKTVTGDEFGYLVMVDAPLPLFKPEEFPLKCVDMQTMVNEARMIRSKHVLYLFDSCFSGSILNLREQVVPQNITENVRYPVRQFITAGRANEPVPDHSVFKQAFLNLLEGRQREPIADGYITGEELGLFLKTKVPEYNPAQHPQYGKIRDPRLDQGDFVFVAGGSVVITRPEPPQASEPLTGSLLVETRPSGAAVFVNEGRVDASPVKLPVLSPGKVEVRASLEGHRDGKETVWVQAGKETKVTLFLDPIPTTGSLQVTSHPSGARWYLDGAYVGATPGDMSNVAAGSHKVTVKLDQYRDWEKTVTVSLGGRETVKAELIPVRKEAASGETWRDPTTGMEFVRVSGGCFQMGQTEAEKRYLIKEVGEEKYKEWYGDELPRHEVCVDGFWTAKHEVTVDQFREFVDATGYKTEAEQSGGCYAYEGEWKKKEGTSWRNPPTVEQQSNHPVVCVSWNDAKAFAKWLSGESGKKVRLPTEAEWEYAARAGTSTIRFWGDNADDACSYANVADQAAKKRWSDWTAHNCDDGYATTAPVGTYKPNPFGLYDMLGNVYEWCDDWYNKDAYSKHRRDNPIYDSGGFGRVVRGGGWYVSPGGVRCANRINFGAPDIRFFYLGFRLLRTD